A genomic segment from Nicotiana tabacum cultivar K326 chromosome 9, ASM71507v2, whole genome shotgun sequence encodes:
- the LOC107784425 gene encoding uncharacterized protein LOC107784425 isoform X1, producing the protein MHLEKDICDNILGTLLNIKGKTKDTIKTQLDLQAMNIRKELYPIKNGDKYDLPTACYTLSPEEKYKFCDFLNNLKVPDGFSSNISQCVNLKDRKISGLKSHDCHIILQYVLPLAICGMLYKSVSEPLIELSLFFIILGAKCLSMEELEQIDCQISKTKCKLENVFPPIFFDVMEHLPIHLANEAKIAGPTQYRHMYPMERYIYFMKSLVGNRACPEGSIAEGYLATECLTLCSRYLHTMEIKFNRFERNCDGGVVECDGGLTIFCEPGRALRGGKPCRFDSYEFEQAHIYILKNCDGVQPFLEEISQTPANNSQETSDRQFISWLKEKVEMNPSKSEKFEMESTSKTVKHSFVATGALARGRGQSFRTLDSVRVNAEKRLPIGKSKNRNAAASYLNELAQNKSLAPPSFDPLEDDVSLPQEVEVMQDTQRNEISPCESEKAKKVRGKNRCKNVLGLKVEKMLSVTFYQNRVVGKNSTSFVRHLGILVRDRNKCPLRVHSWADIEEYKLDHMWEVVTDKFDSADINCQRDNVLKHMRRLWNNWRGSLHLIVKSKPLRDVLKDVPEGVDKSDWEWLVKEHFLSEKFKERSMRNSVNKSKLIMPHCTGNKPIREIIYELGGKDSNPPDMTTIFFETHKKDDKLVKPETNEKYAEIQELIQSEPSLINIEVVERCFGPQCKSNVVGFRGETTAKELKGGNSSKATLLDELNATRKENLSLKRRLDNLENTVAQLASIYSCQPSSTPSSTEPDTCI; encoded by the exons ATGCACCTTGAGAAGGACATATGTGATAATATTTTGGGGACACTCTTGAATATCAAAGGAAAAACCAAAGACACCATAAAAACTCAGCTAGATTTGCAAGCGATGAATATAAGGAAAGAATTGTATCCAATAAAAAATGGGGATAAATATGACTTACCAACGGCATGTTACACATTATCTCCAGAAGAGAAGTACAAGTTTTGCGATTTCTTAAACAATCTGAAGGTCCCGGATGGATTTTCATCAAACATTTCTCAGTGTGTCAACCTTAAGGATCGTAAAATTTCAGGCTTAAAAAGTCATGATTGCCATATTATTCTACAATATGTACTCCCACTTGCGATATGTGGAATGCTTTACAAATCTGTGAGTGAACCACTTATTGAGTTatctttatttttcatcattcTTGGAGCGAAATGTTTAAGCATGGAAGAATTAGAACAAATTGATTGCCAAATTTCGAAAACCAAGTGCAAGTTAGAAAATGTATTCCCTCCTATTTTTTTTGATGTCATGGAGCACTTGCCGATTCATTTAGCTAATGAAGCTAAGATTGCTGGACCTACTCAATATCGGCATATGTATCCAATGGAGCGATACATATACTTTATGAAGTCTTTAGTTGGTAATAGGGCTTGCCCAGAAGGTTCTATTGCAGAGGGGTATTTAGCAACTGAATGTTTGACCTTATGTTCAAGGTATTTGCATACAATGGAAATAAAATTTAATCGCTTTGAACGGAATTGTGATGGTGGTGTTGTAGAATGTGATGGAGGTTTAACAATTTTTTGTGAACCTGGAAGAGCTTTAAGAGGTGGCAAACCATGCAGATTTGATTCATATGAATTTGAGCAAgcacatatttatattttaaagaaCTGTGATGGAGTTCAACCATTTCTCGA AGAGATTTCACAAACTCCAGCTAATAACTCTCAAGAAACTTCGGATCGGCAATTCATTAGTTGGTTAAAAGAAAAG GTTGAGATGAATCCATCAAAATCTGAGAAGTTTGAAATGGAATCAACTTCAAAGACTGTTAAGCATTCATTTGTTGCAACTGGCGCCTTAGCAAGGGGACGAGGGCAAAGCTTCAGAACTTTGGATTCAGTAAGAGTAAATGCTGAAAAGAGACTCCCGATTGGCAAAAGTAAAAATCGTAATGCAGCAGCTTCTTATCTGAACGAACTAGCTCAGAATAAGAGTCTTGCACCTCCTAGTTTTGATCCACTAGAAGATGATGTTTCCCTCCCGCAAGAAGTTGAAGTGATGCAAGACACTCAGAGAAACGAAATAA GTCCATGTGAATCTGAAAAGGCAAAAAAAGTGAGAGGAAAGAACAGGTGTAAAAATGTTCTAGGACTGAAAGTTGAAAAAATGTTGAGCGTCACTTTCTACCAGAATCGAGTTGTTGGGAAGAATTCAACCTCATTTGTGAGACACTTAGGTATATTAGTTCGTGACCGTAATAAGTGCCCACTGCGCGTTCACTCATGGGCGGACATCGAAGAATATAAGCTGGACCATATGTGGGAAGTTGTTACT gaCAAATTTGATAGTGCTGACATAAATTGTCAAAGAGATAATGTCTTGAAACATATGAGAAGGTTATGGAACAATTGGAGAGGATCGCTTCACTTGATTGTGAAATCTAAGCCATTGCGCGACGTTCTAAAGGATGTGCCAGAGGGGGTCGACAAGAGTGATTGGGAATGGTTGGTCAAAGAGCACTTCTTATCTGAAAAGTTTAAG GAAAGAAGTATGAGAAACTCAGTGAATAAGTCTAAGTTGATTATGCCTCATTGTACGGGCAACAAGCCTATCAGAGAAATTATTTACGAGCTG GGAGGCAAAGATAGTAATCCACCAGATATGACGACTATTTTCTTTGAGACTCATAAGAAGGACGATAAGCTTGTCAAACCTGAAACCAATGAAAAATAT GCCGAAATTCAAGAACTGATACAATCCGAGCCGTCTCTTATAAATATTGAGGTTGTAGAAAGATGTTTTGGACCTCAATGCAAGAGCAATGTGGTTGGATTTAGGGGTGAAACAACCGCTAAGGAGTTAAAAGGTGGTAATTCCTCTAAGGCTACACTGTTGGATGAGTTGAATGCAACTCGAAAAGAAAATCTTTCACTAAAAAGACGTCTGGATAACTTGGAGAATACAGTTGCACAACTTGCAAGCATATACTCTTGTCAGCCTTCATCAACACCATCTTCAACTGAACCAGATACATGCATCTGA
- the LOC107784425 gene encoding uncharacterized protein LOC107784425 isoform X2 yields MHLEKDICDNILGTLLNIKGKTKDTIKTQLDLQAMNIRKELYPIKNGDKYDLPTACYTLSPEEKYKFCDFLNNLKVPDGFSSNISQCVNLKDRKISGLKSHDCHIILQYVLPLAICGMLYKSVSEPLIELSLFFIILGAKCLSMEELEQIDCQISKTKCKLENVFPPIFFDVMEHLPIHLANEAKIAGPTQYRHMYPMERYIYFMKSLVGNRACPEGSIAEGYLATECLTLCSRYLHTMEIKFNRFERNCDGGVVECDGGLTIFCEPGRALRGGKPCRFDSYEFEQAHIYILKNCDGVQPFLEEISQTPANNSQETSDRQFISWLKEKVEMNPSKSEKFEMESTSKTVKHSFVATGALARGRGQSFRTLDSVRVNAEKRLPIGKSKNRNAAASYLNELAQNKSLAPPSFDPLEDDVSLPQEVEVMQDTQRNEISPCESEKAKKVRGKNRCKNVLGLKVEKMLSVTFYQNRVVGKNSTSFVRHLGILVRDRNKCPLRVHSWADIEEYKLDHMWEVVTDKFDSADINCQRDNVLKHMRRLWNNWRGSLHLIVKSKPLRDVLKDVPEGVDKSDWEWLVKEHFLSEKFKERSMRNSVNKSKLIMPHCTGNKPIREIIYELAEIQELIQSEPSLINIEVVERCFGPQCKSNVVGFRGETTAKELKGGNSSKATLLDELNATRKENLSLKRRLDNLENTVAQLASIYSCQPSSTPSSTEPDTCI; encoded by the exons ATGCACCTTGAGAAGGACATATGTGATAATATTTTGGGGACACTCTTGAATATCAAAGGAAAAACCAAAGACACCATAAAAACTCAGCTAGATTTGCAAGCGATGAATATAAGGAAAGAATTGTATCCAATAAAAAATGGGGATAAATATGACTTACCAACGGCATGTTACACATTATCTCCAGAAGAGAAGTACAAGTTTTGCGATTTCTTAAACAATCTGAAGGTCCCGGATGGATTTTCATCAAACATTTCTCAGTGTGTCAACCTTAAGGATCGTAAAATTTCAGGCTTAAAAAGTCATGATTGCCATATTATTCTACAATATGTACTCCCACTTGCGATATGTGGAATGCTTTACAAATCTGTGAGTGAACCACTTATTGAGTTatctttatttttcatcattcTTGGAGCGAAATGTTTAAGCATGGAAGAATTAGAACAAATTGATTGCCAAATTTCGAAAACCAAGTGCAAGTTAGAAAATGTATTCCCTCCTATTTTTTTTGATGTCATGGAGCACTTGCCGATTCATTTAGCTAATGAAGCTAAGATTGCTGGACCTACTCAATATCGGCATATGTATCCAATGGAGCGATACATATACTTTATGAAGTCTTTAGTTGGTAATAGGGCTTGCCCAGAAGGTTCTATTGCAGAGGGGTATTTAGCAACTGAATGTTTGACCTTATGTTCAAGGTATTTGCATACAATGGAAATAAAATTTAATCGCTTTGAACGGAATTGTGATGGTGGTGTTGTAGAATGTGATGGAGGTTTAACAATTTTTTGTGAACCTGGAAGAGCTTTAAGAGGTGGCAAACCATGCAGATTTGATTCATATGAATTTGAGCAAgcacatatttatattttaaagaaCTGTGATGGAGTTCAACCATTTCTCGA AGAGATTTCACAAACTCCAGCTAATAACTCTCAAGAAACTTCGGATCGGCAATTCATTAGTTGGTTAAAAGAAAAG GTTGAGATGAATCCATCAAAATCTGAGAAGTTTGAAATGGAATCAACTTCAAAGACTGTTAAGCATTCATTTGTTGCAACTGGCGCCTTAGCAAGGGGACGAGGGCAAAGCTTCAGAACTTTGGATTCAGTAAGAGTAAATGCTGAAAAGAGACTCCCGATTGGCAAAAGTAAAAATCGTAATGCAGCAGCTTCTTATCTGAACGAACTAGCTCAGAATAAGAGTCTTGCACCTCCTAGTTTTGATCCACTAGAAGATGATGTTTCCCTCCCGCAAGAAGTTGAAGTGATGCAAGACACTCAGAGAAACGAAATAA GTCCATGTGAATCTGAAAAGGCAAAAAAAGTGAGAGGAAAGAACAGGTGTAAAAATGTTCTAGGACTGAAAGTTGAAAAAATGTTGAGCGTCACTTTCTACCAGAATCGAGTTGTTGGGAAGAATTCAACCTCATTTGTGAGACACTTAGGTATATTAGTTCGTGACCGTAATAAGTGCCCACTGCGCGTTCACTCATGGGCGGACATCGAAGAATATAAGCTGGACCATATGTGGGAAGTTGTTACT gaCAAATTTGATAGTGCTGACATAAATTGTCAAAGAGATAATGTCTTGAAACATATGAGAAGGTTATGGAACAATTGGAGAGGATCGCTTCACTTGATTGTGAAATCTAAGCCATTGCGCGACGTTCTAAAGGATGTGCCAGAGGGGGTCGACAAGAGTGATTGGGAATGGTTGGTCAAAGAGCACTTCTTATCTGAAAAGTTTAAG GAAAGAAGTATGAGAAACTCAGTGAATAAGTCTAAGTTGATTATGCCTCATTGTACGGGCAACAAGCCTATCAGAGAAATTATTTACGAGCTG GCCGAAATTCAAGAACTGATACAATCCGAGCCGTCTCTTATAAATATTGAGGTTGTAGAAAGATGTTTTGGACCTCAATGCAAGAGCAATGTGGTTGGATTTAGGGGTGAAACAACCGCTAAGGAGTTAAAAGGTGGTAATTCCTCTAAGGCTACACTGTTGGATGAGTTGAATGCAACTCGAAAAGAAAATCTTTCACTAAAAAGACGTCTGGATAACTTGGAGAATACAGTTGCACAACTTGCAAGCATATACTCTTGTCAGCCTTCATCAACACCATCTTCAACTGAACCAGATACATGCATCTGA